ATAGCTTCTTCCCAATCACGGAAACAGCGGAGCCACTATCAATCTCCATCTGCACAGTGCTACCTTGAATAGTTAGTTCTAGTAAACATGGATGACTTATATTATTAATGGACAAAACATGCATGCACTGTAATTCACCTTTATCTGAATCATCACTTTTGTCGTCCCATGACATACGATTCATCATACTGGACAATTTGTTATCCGTGCTTGTACCAGGCTCCTCCATGTTGACATTATTGACCGGGTCTCTCTTATATTGTTTCAGTTTGAAACATTTCCTTTTGACGTGTCCACGCACTCCACAATAGTGGCACACTCTTTGATCTATGACAATCCGTTTATCATTTTTGGACTCCGCCGGTCGAATATCTGCGTCCTGGTATCTGTTCCGTTGCTCCTGGAACCGCCCCTGTCTAGACTGCCTGGATTGCGAAGAATGGTTTCTACGATCATCGTACCTGTGGGATGTGGCGCTGCGCTGAATACCTCTTGCAGGAGAAACGGACGGAGGATTGAACCCTAGTCGACTCTTGACTGGTCCACGACCCTGAGCTAGATCCTTAATACGCTGCAAGAGTGCTCCTCGCCCTCCAACTATAGAGGCAATTTGTCCTGTAGAATTGTCCTGAGTCAAAACCCTCGCATTGGAAGTAGCCATTTCCCATGTTGTCACAATCCTCTCGACCTGAGTCAGATTCAACTTCTCACTATCCTCTGACAATAGCTTCTGCCTTAAATTGTCATCCGACAAGCCTATCAAAATTCGATCCAGTATGCGGTCCTGCTTGTCATCTTTGAAATTGCAATACTCCGCCTGAAGTTTTAGCGAGAACAGGAAGTCACTAGCTGTTTCACCAGGTTGCTGTACCCGGGACCCGAATTTGAAACGCTGGATCAAAGCAGAATCCGTTTTGTCCAGCTTTTGCTTCAACTTCGCGATCAATTCGTCAAAGGGTGCAGCATCCAGCAACTGTTCATTCAGGTACAAGCTCTGAGCTACTTCGAAAAGAAAATCGCCTCCTAAGAGAAACATTTGATCCTTCCTGTCTGCTTCCGCTACTTTGTTAACGCGAAAATGGTATCCTAGGCGCGTAAACCAGGAAGCAAATGATTGTCCTTTGCGGTACGGATCAATATTCGGAGCTACGTAAGACATCGTTTctataattttaaattaattaaaaataatttcagttGAGGCAAGTTTTTAACCCAAAATAAAAACCGTattaatatgcaattaatatgTAAAATATCAACGCAAAATGGCTTGCTCCAAAAAAATGATGTAAATTCTCCTATTTGTTATACACACTTTTCACAAAATAGATTGAAAGTCAAATCGTCCATGAAACTTCACcaaaaaagcgaaaaaaaaattcacaaaaaaataaataaaaatcgtcaaaaaactATTCAAATTAACACAATGCACATCCGCCAATTATGCGGTAAACGATCTATTGTTCAGTATTAACACACAATGTACCTTTTCATGAACCAAACAATTCACacaataaaatatcataaagcaattttgaaacaatgatcaatcaatgaaggaaaaaaaatgacttACCAATTATGAATGAACTTGTTACCGAAGCGTGGCAACGCTACCAGACACTTCGAAATCGTTTGGCCAACCGGCTGCTCGTCGGCGATATCGTCGTCGTATTCGTGATCGTCACGGCCAGTCAGGAACAATCCGACACCAACCGAAGCGAATTCTCACGGATCTCGAGACGGAAAACGCAGTTGTCTACCGAAAACAGATTCCAATATCCGCCAGTGAAACAACACAAAACGGCCAAACAGCTGCTAAAATTTTTCTTCACCGTACCAACGGGTTTCTAAACCTTCGTTAAATATAAAGAaaaagtctcgttaataaaaCTTAAAACACTTTTCCTCCCGCAAAACCACTTTTTTCTTTTTGCTCCgctgaaaacaaaatggcgttgCGTTACAGCGAACAATACACTCCTCATTAGCCGCCCAAGCTCGTTACCAAAAATCACCGGTAAATAAAATTAGGAATAAAATCACtttaaatataagaaaaaatatCTTTCTCAACACTATTTTTTTCCGTGTAATGATTTTGGTAATcgatttcgataaaaaaaatctctgccACAAAATGGCGTTTTGTTAGGCACAAACGTGCTTACACATTTCTTTTCGACCTTCTTTTACCTGTACCGTTATTCCAGACAATCCCCGTCGGAGTGAATCGCGTTTTTTCCACAGGCCTTTCACTGCTACTACTGCAAAACTCGTACCTCCGTCCGAGGCAATTTTATTTTGCACTGCCGAGACTTTGCTGTTGCTGCAGGAATCGCGCCTCCGCCAAAGGCTATTCTGGTCACAGTAGAAATAGATTTTCCTGTTTCACACACGCGTCTTTTACTCTCACTTGAACTTTTCCTCGTCGCCAAATATAATGTTCAATACTATGAGGTGGATTTCACTAGCGGCGGACAGCAGAAGGCTGAGAAAGACTGATTAACTGAGACTGCTAAGCGGGTTTCGGAGCTGTGTTGAAGAGGATGTTTTTCACTCGATGGTTGGAATGGAAAAGAGGCCGACAAACGCCGGACTGTTTATTAAGTAGGGTATCGGTCCCTACCTTTTACTATAATACATTTTTATAGCATTGCACGGAAAATGCAAATAAGATAATTTTAGATACATATTATCATAAGGTAGCCTTATGAACCAGCATGAACTTTGGATAAACCAGGTTCATAATAAACATATATGTTTATGTTATGTTTGCCTTACTAATTTAATTAATCaaccttatgaaatttcataagcCTGATATATGAATTTCTTAcgatataaatatatttttatccacttttaaatatatttataaaatatgattttcccaGTAAAAATTTTTCATTTGGTAGTTTCAATAGATTTCCAACTTTATTATTATCACAAAATaccacggtgtgtttgtccgaagaggcttattttcaaaaaatcagtatctctaaaacactcactacacgaaagtataggttttcctctttcacgtaggtgcattttcaaaatgttctatcgggggtcatttttccatacatttttgggggggttaaatcggctatcatttgagatttttatggaatttgcaccaaaaatagtgaaaaaaataaaaattgttctagattccccga
This sequence is a window from Armigeres subalbatus isolate Guangzhou_Male unplaced genomic scaffold, GZ_Asu_2 Contig972, whole genome shotgun sequence. Protein-coding genes within it:
- the LOC134204926 gene encoding uncharacterized protein LOC134204926 encodes the protein MSYVAPNIDPYRKGQSFASWFTRLGYHFRVNKVAEADRKDQMFLLGGDFLFEVAQSLYLNEQLLDAAPFDELIAKLKQKLDKTDSALIQRFKFGSRVQQPGETASDFLFSLKLQAEYCNFKDDKQDRILDRILIGLSDDNLRQKLLSEDSEKLNLTQVERIVTTWEMATSNARVLTQDNSTGQIASIVGGRGALLQRIKDLAQGRGPVKSRLGFNPPSVSPARGIQRSATSHRYDDRRNHSSQSRQSRQGRFQEQRNRYQDADIRPAESKNDKRIVIDQRVCHYCGVRGHVKRKCFKLKQYKRDPVNNVNMEEPGTSTDNKLSSMMNRMSWDDKSDDSDKDYNWKRTYDHGAPKSS